Part of the Neisseria brasiliensis genome is shown below.
CCAGACCGCCCAAAGGTGTCAGCCACCTTCGGGTGGCTGTGTGTTGAAACAAAATGAAACTCGAAGACGGCACCGAAGTAGACCCAGCCACCTTCGGGTGGCTGTGTGTTGAAACTTGTTTGAAAACGCAGTGGGTTAATCATTAAAGGTCAGCCACCTTCGGATAGCTGTGTATTGAAGTTATCCAGTAACGGCGAAAAACCAAGCAGAATAAGTCAAGCACTCCCGATACCCCTAGAGGAATTAAATCCCTATTAAAAAGCCTCGTATCATGAGGCCTTTTTATTATCGAGTTAATCTAAGTTTGAACTAAGTTAAAGTATGCTAAAAAAATCATGCCGTCTGAACGTGATTTTGGTATATGATTTAGGAATGAATGCCATTTGATTTCAGGAGAAAAATCCATGTTCCAATTTGCCCATCCCCAACAAACTCCGCTGCGCCAAGCGGTGACTGAGGCTTATCGCCGCGATGAAGTCGAAGCGGTGAACGATATGCTGCAACAGGCGCAGATGACGGGTGAAGAGCGTCGTGCTGCCGATGATTTGGCGCGCCGTTTGGTGACGCAGGTGCGGGCGAGCCGTACCAAAGCCAGCGGTGTGGATGCGTTGATGCACGAGTTTTCATTGTCGAGCGAAGAGGGTGTGGCGTTAATGTGTTTGGCGGAGGCTTTGTTGCGCATTCCGGATAATGCCACGCGCAATAAATTGATTGCCGACAAGCTTTCAGACGGCGATTGGAAAAGCCATCTGAACCACAGCCCAAGCCTGTTTGTGAACGCGGCAGCTTGGGGTTTGCTGGTAACCGGCAAACTCACCACCACGACCAACGACCAGAATTTGGGTTCGGCTTTGAGCCGTGTGTTGGGCAAGGGCGGTGCGCCGTTGATCCGCAAAGGCGTGGATTACGCCATGCGTATGCTGGGCAAGCAGTTTGTGACCGGCCAAACTATTGAAGAAGCATTGAAAAACGGCAAAGAGCGTGAAAAACTGGGCTATCGTTTCTCATTCGATATGCTGGGTGAAGCGGCGTTTACCCAAGCCGACGCCGACCGCTACTATCAGGATTACGTTACCGCGATTCACGCTATCGGCAAGGATGCGGCAGGGCAAGGCGTGTATGACGGCAACGGCATCTCCGTGAAATTGTCGGCGATTCATCCGCGCTATTTCCGTGCGCAACACGAGCGCGTGATGACCGAGTTGCTGCCGAAATTAAAAGCATTATTTGTTTTGGCAAAACAATACAATATCGGCCTGAACATCGATGCCGAAGAAGCCAATCGCTTGGAATTGTCGCTGGATTTGATGGAAGCTTTGGTGTCTGATCCTGATTTGGCCGGTTACAACGGCATCGGTTTTGTGGTGCAGGCCTACCAAAAACGCTGCCCGTTTGTGATTGATTATTTGGTAGATTTAGCGCGCCGCAACAATCAAAAACTGATGATCCGCTTGGTAAAAGGCGCGTATTGGGACAGCGAAATCAAATGGGCGCAGGTCGACGGCCTCAACGGCTATCCTGTGTACACCCGCAAAGTGCATACCGATATTTCTTATCTGGCTTGTGCACGCAAACTGCTGGCCGCGCAAGATGCTGTGTTCCCACAATTTGCCACCCACAATGCCTACACGCTGGCGGCTATTTACGAAATGGGTAAGGGCAAGGATTTTGAACACCAATGCTTGCACGGCATGGGCGAAACCCTGTACGACCAAGTGGTCGGCCCACAAAACTTAGGCCGCCGCGTGCGTATTTACGCGCCGGTCGGCACGCATGAAACGCTGCTGGCCTATTTGGTGCGCCGTTTGCTGGAAAACGGTGCCAATTCATCGTTTGTGAACCAAATCGTTGATGAAAAAATCAGCATTGACGAGCTGATTCGCAGCCCGTTCGACACCATTGCCGAAGAAGGCATTCATTTGCATGCCGCGTTGCCGCTGCCGCGTGATTTATACGGCAAAGGCCGTCTGAATTCGCAAGGCGTGGATTTGAGCAATGAAAACGTGTTGCAGCAATTGCAGCAGAAAATGAACCAATCGGCGGCGCAAGCGTTTCAGACGGCCTCGATGATTAACGGCAAGCTGCGTGAAGTCAACGCGCCGCAAGATGTCAAAAATCCTGCCGATCATGGCGATGTGGTGGGTACGGTTTCATTTGCCGATGCTGCCTTGGCGCAAGAAGCGATTGCCGAAGCTGTGGCCGCGCAAGCCGCTTGGGGGGGCGACACCGGCTGCCGAACGCGCTGCCTGCTTGCGCCGTTTGGCCGACTTGATGGAGCAGCATACCCCTGCATTGATGATGCTGGCGGTGCGCGAAGCGGGCAAAACGCTGCAAAACGCCATTGCCGAAGTGCGTGAAGCGGTTGATTTCTGCCGCTATTATGCCGATGAAGCCGAGCAAACCTTACCTGCCAACACCCAAGGCGTGGGCACGATTATCGCCATCAGCCCGTGGAATTTCCCGTTGGCGATTTTCACCGGTGAAGTGGTGGCCGCATTGGCTGCCGGTAACACCGTGGTTGCTAAGCCTGCCGAGCAAACCAGCCTGATTGCTTCGTATGCTGTGTCTTTGATGCATGAAGCCGGTGTACCGTCTGAAGCCTTGCAATTGGTATTGGGCGCGGGCGAAGTCGGCGCGGCTTTAACGCAAGACTCACGCATCAGCGGCGTGATTTTCACCGGTTCGACCGAAGTGGCACGCCTGATTAACCAAACCTTGGCCAAACGCGATGACAATCCGGTATTGATTGCCGAAACCGGCGGCCAAAATGCGATGATTGTCGATTCAACCGCATTGGCCGAACAAGTCTGCGCCGATGTATTGAATTCCGCTTTCGATTCGGCCGGCCAACGCTGTTCGGCGCTGCGTATTTTGTGCGTGCAAGAAGACGTGGCCGATCATATGATTGATATGATTAAAGGCGCGATGAACGAATTGGTGGTGGGTAATCCGCGTTTGCTGAACACCGATGTGGGTCCCGTCATCGATGCTGAAGCGCAAGCCAATCTGTTGGCGCACATTGATAAAATGAAGGGTGTGGCTAAATCGTTCCATGAAATCAAGGTTTCAGACGGCATTGATGAGGTGCAATCAACTTTTGTTGCCCCGATTTTGTTTGAGTTGAATAATTTAAACGAATTGCAGCGCGAAGTATTTGGTCCGGTGTTGCACGTCGTGCGCTATCGTGCCGACGAACTCGACAGCCTGATCGACCAAATCAACAGCAAAGGCTACGCGCTGACCCACGGCGTACACAGCCGCATCGATGCGACCGTGGATCACATCCGCAAACGCATTGAAGCGGGCAACGTGTACATCAACCGCAACATCGTCGGCGCGGTTGTCGGCGTGCAGCCGTTTGGCGGCCACGGCTTATCGGGTACAGGTCCGAAAGCAGGCGGCCCGTTCTACCTGCAACGTTTAAGCCGTCTGAAACAATGGGTTGCACCGACCTTGAGCAAAGTCGGTCAAGTCGATGACGAAGTATTGAAACGCTTGGAAGCTGTGTTGCACAATCTGCCTATCAGCCAAGAATACAAGCTCTCGATTGCCGCTACCTTAGGCCAAGCGCGCATCCGCACGCTGCGCCATGCTGAAAAGGTGTTGTGTGGCCCAACCGGCGAGCGCAACGTATTAAGCTGGCACGCGCCGAAACGCGTGTGGATTTACGGCGGCGATTTGGTGCAGTCGTTCACCGCTTTGGTGCAACTGGCCGCAGCCGGTGTGCAGGGCGTGATTGAAGCCAATCATCCGCTGGCGACAGAAGTGGCGCATTTGGGCAATTTGCTGATTGTCGATAAACCGGAAAACGCCGGCATCAGCCATGTGGTGGCGCTGGAAGATTTGCCGACCGAACGCAAACAAGCGCTGGCAGCGAGCGAGGGCGCGTTAATCCGCATTCTGCCGTCTGAAAACGGCTTGGATATTTTGCAGGTGTTTGAAGAAATTTCGTGTAGCATCAACACGACTGCAGCGGGCGGTAACGCCAGCTTGATGGCAATGTCGGATTAATTTTATAAATGCTCAAGGCCGTCTGAAAGATTGGGGAAGAGTTCAATCTTTCAGACGGCCTTTTGAAGTATAAAATGATGCTTTTGCAAAAGTCTCAGTTTATCTTTTTTCAGTTGAGTAAGATAAAGAAAAAACCATGCCATCTGAAGCGTTCAGACGGCATGGTTTTTTATCACGATTTAAACCGTTAATTTTGCCAAGCATTCATGCAGCGGATTGAAATAGTTGGCCAAATAGTCGTCAAACGGGATTTCATCGGCGGCTTTAGCTTCGATTTCGGCAAATTCCTGCAAGGATTGTTGGCTTTGTGCTTCCAGTTTGGCTTGCACGTCTTGCGGTAGCGGTTGCTTTAAGGTTTCTGAATGTTGCGCGGTTAAGGCCATTGCCCATGGCAGGAACTCTTGTTCGGCCATTTCAGCTTGCACTCGCTGTGGCAGGCGCAGGGTTTCGCCGCTGTTGGCACGAATTTGGCTTTGCACGGCTTCGCGGTAGCCGCTGTTGTCCGAACCTTGGTCAAGGCGTTCGGCAATCGGCAGAATTTCATGCAGGATTTCATTTGCCCAATCTTGCGCGGAAATGCTGCGGCCGTTTTTAAACAGGCTGAATCCTTCGCTCAAGCCTGAGCAGGCGGTGCGCAAGCGGTTGTGGTTGGCTTCGTTGTAATCGGCGGTGGTAAATGCAGGCGAGTCTTTCAGCAAACACCACAGCATAAAGCTTTCCAAGAAATGAATTTGCTCCAAGCTGATGCCGGCAGGGTCATACGGATTGTTGTCGAGCAGGCGCAATTCAACATAGGCGATGCCGCGCGCGCTCAAGGCGCTGATGGGCAACTCGCCTTTTTTCATCACTTGTTTCGGACGTGCGCCACTGTAATATTCGTTGGCGATTTGCAGAATATTGGTGCTGATTTGGCGGTACAGTCCGGCCGGGCCGCGCAAGCCCAAGTATTCATACACCGGCGCTGGGGTTAATACCGCCGCACCCAAATCGCGAACGTATTCGTTCAGATGATTGAAGCTGACGCTGAAATCGACTTTGTTTTGGTAGCCGAGTTGGCTCATGCGCAGGGTGGTGGCGTTTTTCCAGCTAAAGCTTTGCTCGTGCAGGCGGTCAAGCACATTTTGCGCCGGTTGGAAGCTTTGGTCGCAGGCAGGGGCGGTGCCGAACAGGTGGCAAATCAGCCAGCCGTGGTGCTGAATGTTGCGAATCATGCCCATGTAGCACTCGTTGCGCCAATCATCAGTAGGTTCCACGCCTTCTTGTTTGGCCAAGGCTGCCCACAGGCTTTCAGGTGGCGAATAGTTGAAATGTACACCGGCAATCATTTGCATGGTGCGGCCGTAGCGGTAAGACAGACCAACGCGATACAGGCGCTTCAATTTGGCGCCATTGCTCTGGCCGAAGTAGCCAATTTCAATGTGTTCGGGATTGTCGGGCAGACGGCAAGGCATGCTGGCTGCCCACATGCGTTCTTCGCCGATGTTTTGCGCGCTGAATTGGTGCAATTCCAAAAGCTGCTGATACACGGCTTTCGGGGATTGATGCGGATCGGTGACCAGTTCCAACAATGCTTCGCCATAATCGATGGTGATGTTCGGATGGGTATAGACATTGCCCAAGGCTTCTGGGTGGCGTGTTCCGGCAAGGTGGCCGTCGGCGGTGGTGCGCAGGCTCTCGCGCTCGATGCCGATGTTGCCGCCGGACAGTGGAAGGGTCTCGATGTTCATGTATTTTCCTTGGCAGAAAGTGTGGGCTTCTGCGAAAAGTGGCTATCGGGATGGCGTTTGCTGCCATCAAACAGAGCGATTTTAGCACGGAACGGCAGCGGCGGAATATGGTTATGTGTGAATGAACGGCGGATATTCAGACGGCCAAATCGTTAGTTAAAAGCTATAGGGATAAGCCGATAAAATAGTTATCAGTGAAAATGATTTCAGACGGCTTGAGTAACGATCAGGCCGTCTGAACATTACATTAGCTTTGTCGCAAAACCCATTTTGCCCGTTCAATCACCGGCGCATCAATCATTTGCCCATCTACTTGGAAAACGGCTTGGCCGCTGTGTTCCGCTTCGGCAACGACTTTTCTGGCAAAGGCCAACAAATCTTCAGACGGCCTTAAAGCTTCTTTCACCGCAGCGACTTGTTTCGGGTGGATACACAAAACACCGCCGAAACCCATATCGTGCCAGTATTCCGCGTTTTGGCGGTTGGCTTCGTGGTCGTTGAAATCGGGGAAGGTGGTTTCGATGGGCGGATGCAGATTGTTGATGCGGCTGTGCAGCAGCATATCGGTACGCAGGCGGTCGAACACCGTTTGCGCGGCGGTCGTGCCGTAGCTCACGCCTAAATTATTCGCTAAATCCAAACAGCCGTAGGTCAGCGCAAACAGGCCGTCTGAACGCGCTAATTTCCCGATGTCGGCCATGCCTTGTGCCGATTCAATATCAGCAATCACCGGCTTACCCGTGGCGTGATGCAGCGAAGAAATTTCATCGGCGTGAACGGTTTTGGAAAGCAGTATCCCCTTGATTTCAGGCATAGTCTTGAGCGCTGCCACATCGTCTGCATAAAACGCGCTGCGCGAATTGTTGATTCTGACCCATACTGCAGGCTGACCAGCTTGGTGGCAGTATTCGGCGATGTTGGCGCGGGCGGTGGCTTTGTCTTCCGGCGAGACGGTGTCTTCCCAATCGACAATCACTTCGTCCGCACCGCTGGCAAATGCCTTGGCAATCCGCTCAGGGCGAGTGGCGGGAACGAATAGGAATACTTTCGGAATGGGGCGGTTTAGCATGGTTTCTCCTTTGTTTTTTTATCGTCATTTAAAATAGAAATCATACCGCGTGACCAGCTCCCTCATGTATTACTTATACACGGTGGTCGCTGTTGCCTCGTCTTATTTCTCTTTTAAATGACGATATGATTTTAGTAGAAACATTGTAGCGGATTTTGATGATAAAAGGCCGTCTGAAAACTTGATTTTCAGACGGCCTTTTATGATTTATTCACCCAACCCAAACCGGTTGGCTTTTTCCACTTCACGCCATGCTTCCAAAATCAGCGTGCCGTCATTGTCTTTGAGCAGGAGGGCATCGGAGAGCATGCGCCGCCAAGTACGTGCGCCTTTGAGGCCGTGCATCAGGCCTAAGCTGTGGCGGACGATGTGGCGCAAGATGGTGCCGCGGCCGCTTTGGATTTGCGCTTGGCTGTAGGCAAACAGGCGTTGCACTAAGTCGGCGTATTCGATAGGGGCGTGGCTGCTGCCGTAAAACAATTGATCCCATTCGCGCATCACCATCGGGTTGTGGTAGGCCTCGCGCCCGACCATCACGCCGTCGACGTGTTGGAGGTGTTCGGCGATTTGTTCGTTGGTGGTGATGCCGCCGTTAATCAGGATTTCCAGCTTGGGAAATTCTTGTTTCAGGCGGTAAACGTAGTCGTATTTCAGTGGTGGAATGTCGCGGTTTTCTTTGGGTGACAAGCCGTCGAGCCATGCGTTGCGGGCATGGATGATAAAAGTTTTACAGGCGGTTTTGTCGCGTAGGGTGCCGACAAAATCAGCCACGGTTTGGTATTCGGTTTGGCGGTCTACACCGATGCGGTGTTTGACGGTAACGGGAATCTGCACGGCATCTTGCATGGTGTTTAAACAATCGGCCACTAAATCGACTTCGTTCATCAAGCAAGCGCCGAAT
Proteins encoded:
- the gshA gene encoding glutamate--cysteine ligase; amino-acid sequence: MNIETLPLSGGNIGIERESLRTTADGHLAGTRHPEALGNVYTHPNITIDYGEALLELVTDPHQSPKAVYQQLLELHQFSAQNIGEERMWAASMPCRLPDNPEHIEIGYFGQSNGAKLKRLYRVGLSYRYGRTMQMIAGVHFNYSPPESLWAALAKQEGVEPTDDWRNECYMGMIRNIQHHGWLICHLFGTAPACDQSFQPAQNVLDRLHEQSFSWKNATTLRMSQLGYQNKVDFSVSFNHLNEYVRDLGAAVLTPAPVYEYLGLRGPAGLYRQISTNILQIANEYYSGARPKQVMKKGELPISALSARGIAYVELRLLDNNPYDPAGISLEQIHFLESFMLWCLLKDSPAFTTADYNEANHNRLRTACSGLSEGFSLFKNGRSISAQDWANEILHEILPIAERLDQGSDNSGYREAVQSQIRANSGETLRLPQRVQAEMAEQEFLPWAMALTAQHSETLKQPLPQDVQAKLEAQSQQSLQEFAEIEAKAADEIPFDDYLANYFNPLHECLAKLTV
- a CDS encoding HpcH/HpaI aldolase/citrate lyase family protein, whose protein sequence is MLNRPIPKVFLFVPATRPERIAKAFASGADEVIVDWEDTVSPEDKATARANIAEYCHQAGQPAVWVRINNSRSAFYADDVAALKTMPEIKGILLSKTVHADEISSLHHATGKPVIADIESAQGMADIGKLARSDGLFALTYGCLDLANNLGVSYGTTAAQTVFDRLRTDMLLHSRINNLHPPIETTFPDFNDHEANRQNAEYWHDMGFGGVLCIHPKQVAAVKEALRPSEDLLAFARKVVAEAEHSGQAVFQVDGQMIDAPVIERAKWVLRQS
- the dusA gene encoding tRNA dihydrouridine(20/20a) synthase DusA, with product MTTNILPTRRLSVAPMLDWTDRHYRHMARQITQNTWLYSEMINSGAIVYGDKNRFLMFNEGENPVALQLGGSDPAELAKAAKAVEEYGYDEVNLNCGCPSPRVQKGAFGACLMNEVDLVADCLNTMQDAVQIPVTVKHRIGVDRQTEYQTVADFVGTLRDKTACKTFIIHARNAWLDGLSPKENRDIPPLKYDYVYRLKQEFPKLEILINGGITTNEQIAEHLQHVDGVMVGREAYHNPMVMREWDQLFYGSSHAPIEYADLVQRLFAYSQAQIQSGRGTILRHIVRHSLGLMHGLKGARTWRRMLSDALLLKDNDGTLILEAWREVEKANRFGLGE